Below is a genomic region from Flavobacterium ginsengisoli.
AAGTAAAGATGTGATCAGAACCGATGATACTTGGAAAATCACAACTGACGGTCCAATTTTATCCAACAACGAATACGATGGTGAAGAATATGATGCCCGTAAAGAAATGAAAGGCTGGAATACCATTAATTTTAATGATAAAAAATGGCTTTCGGCAGAATATGTGCAAGAACCAGGCGGATTCTACGAAGGACAGATGTCGGCGAATATGAAGGTAAAACGCGAAGTAAAACCTATTTCGATAAAACAAACATCAAAAGGAACTTATATCTTAGATATGGGGCAAAATATGGTGGGCTGGTTGCAATTGAAAGTAAAAGGAAACGCTGGAGACAAAATCACCATGAAATTTGCTGAATCTTTACAGCCAGATGGTTCGTTGTATATTGCGAATTTACGTGATGCCAAAACAACTGATATTTATACTTTAAAAGGTGAAGGAGAAGAAGTTTGGGAACCTCGTTTTATTTTTCACGGATTTCGATTTGTGGAGATTTCAGGTTTGAAAACAAAACCAAGTTTAGAAAATTTCGTTGGGAAAGTCGTTTATGATGACATTGCCACAACAGGAACTTTTGATTCTTCAAACCCAATAATGAATCAGATTTTTAAAAATGCTTGGTGGGGAATCAGTGGAAATTATAAAGGAATGCCAATCGATTGTCCGCAACGAAATGAGCGTCAGCCTTGGTTGGGAGACAGAACAACGGGAGCTTATGGAGAAAGTTTCTTGTTTGATAATCAAACGTTATACGCAAAATGGTTAGATGATATTAAAAATGCCCAGACTATCGATGGCGGAATTCCAGATGTGGCACCAGCTTTCTGGCGTTATTATGGTGATAATGTGACTTGGCCGGGAACTTATATTACAGTTGCCGATATGTTGTATCAGCAGTTTGGAGATAAAAAAGTGGTTGAAAAACAATATCCGTCTATGAAAAAATGGATGGATTACATGGAAGAAAACTATTTGGTTGACGATATCATGATCAAAGACAAATATGGCGATTGGTGCGTTCCGCCAGAATCGTTAGAATTAATTCGTTCGAAAGATCCTTCACGTTTAACCGATGGCGAATTGATTTCTAGTGCGTTTTATTATCAGCTTTTAAATATCATGAAAAAGTTTGCTGTGATTGCAAATGCTCAAAATGATATTAAACATTATGATGAATTAGCTTCAAGAATTAAAAAAGCATTCAACGCTAAATATTTTAATGCGACCAAAAATAATTACGCCAATAATACGATAACAGCCAATTTACTGCCTTTAACTTTCGGAATGGTTCCGAATGAATTAGAGCAAAAAGTTTTCGAAAATCTGGTACACCAAGTGGAAGTGACAAAAAACGGTCACGTAAGCACGGGAGTTATTGGAACCCAGTTTTTAATGCGAACATTAACCAATTTTGGTCGTGGCGATTTGGCTTTTAAACTGGCCTCAAACAAAACCTATCCAAGTTGGGGTTATATGGTCGAAAATGGCGCGACAACCATTTGGGAACTTTGGAACGGAAATACAGCAGATCCAGCAATGAATTCGCAAAATCACGTCATGCTTTTAGGCGATTTATTGATTTGGTATTACGAAAATATGGCGGGAATCAAAAGCAATCCTGAGACTCCGGGTTTCAAACAAATTATTATGAAACCAGATTTTAATGCTGGATTGACTTATGTAAATGCTTCATACGAATCGATTTACGGAACAATTAAAAGTGATTGGAAAAAAGATAAAAAAGCTTTGGTTTGGAATATTACGATTCCAGCTAATACTTCTGCAATTGTGTATCTTCCTGCGACTGATATTTCGGCTATTTCAATCAATAAACAGAAGCTGGATAAGACTTCTTATACTTATTCGGTAGAAAAAAATCAAATAATTGTCACACTTTCGTCAGGAAATTTTGCTATTAGCGTTAAATAATCTGCATTTTTAATAATTCGGGACAGTACAGGATACATTGTTAATTTTTTGGTGTTATTTTTACACTTATTAAATATTTTTACCTAAAAAAATGTTAGGTATGTATTTATAGTCAAAAAAAATAATTCATAATTTAATTAAGAATGAAGTTAGCAAAATTAGCATTTGTCTTGTTTGGACTTTTCCTTTTAGGAAGTTGTAAATCGGCTTTAGAGAAAAAGACTTGGAAAGAAGGAATTTTAGTAGATGAATTTATTTATGATAAAGCACCTTATCCGTCTTGCCACGCCGTTACAATTGTCGAAGCTACAAATGGTGATTTAGTTGCCTCATGGTTTGGTGGAACTCACGAGAGACATCCAGATGTTTGCATTTATGTGGCCATTAAACCAAAAGGAAGTGATAAATGGGGAGAAGGTGTAAAAGTTGCCGATGGTGTGATGAAAGAAGGGCCGAGATTACCAACTTGGAACCCAGTTTTATATCAAATTCCGGGAGGCGATTTAATGTTATTCTACAAAATAGGTCCAAAACCATCGGAATGGTGGGGTGTTATCAGAACTTCATCTGATGGCGGAAAAACTTGGTCCGAGGCTCAGAAAATGCCAGACGGTTTCTTAGGCCCAATCAAAAATAAACCAGTTTTATTAAGCAACGGAACTTTATTATGTCCGTCAAGCATTGAAGGCGACGGCTGGAGACTTCGTATGGAATCTACTCCAGATTTCGGAAAGACTTGGGTAATGGGCGATACGCTTCCAAGAGGAAAACAAAAAATCAATGCGATTCAACCAAGTATTTTATTCCATAAAGACGGAAGTATTCAGGCTATTGGAAGAACTAGAAACAGAGCTATTTTCAGCACATTCTCAAAAGATAACGGAAAAACTTGGTCGGATGTAGAGTTAATCGGACTTCCAAATAACAATTCAGGAACTGATGCTGTAACGTTAAGAGATGGTAGACATTTATTAGTTTACAATCACGTTCTTCCTCCAGGAAAAGAAGCAAAAGGGCCAAGAACGCCTTTGAATGTTTCGGTTTCTAAAGACGGAATTCATTGGAACGCTGCTTTAGTTTTAGAAGATTCAAAAATCAGCCAATATTCTTATCCTTCAATGATTCAAAGTTCAGACGGAATGGTGCATATTGTATATACTTGGAGAAGAGAAAAACTGAAATATGTAAAAGTTGATCCAAGTAAATTAGTGGCGCTTCCAATTAAAAACGGAATCTGGCCAGGCGAAGAAGGAAAAGTAGTTACAGCGGTAAAAGCCGAAGAAGAGTAAAATAAATTGAACCATTAAGAGATTAAGAAAGTTAAGTTGTTGTATCTATTTATTCTTTTAAAAAGAACATTAAGCTTAATTTTCTTCATCTTCTAATGATAATAATAAAAAGTATTGAAGCTTAATTTCCTTAATGCCTTAATGGTAAAACCAATTAACATGAAGCTAAATAAAAATTTAATTGTTGTATTGTTTGTTACTTTATCAACGACATTTAATAGCTGTGCAACGGCGCAGTCTTCCAATAAAAAGCAAAAATACAAAGTTGCTGTTTGTGACTGGATGATTTTAAAAAGACAAAAATTAGGTGCTTTTGGTTTGGCAGCTGAAATAAAAGCGGATGGAATCGAACTGGATATGGGAGGTTTAGGAAATAGACCAACTTTTGACAGCAAATTGGGTGATCCAGTTGAAAGACAAAAATTCTTAGATAAATCGAAAGAAACTGGCGTTGGAATTAGCTCAATTGCGATGTCTGGATTTTATGCACAGTCTTTTGCTACAAGAGAAATCACACCAATGATTACGGATTGTATCAAAGCTATGAAAGACATGAAAGTAAAAGTGGCTTATCTTCCGTTAGGAACACAAACTGATTTGGTTAAAAATCCAGAATTACGTCCAGAAGTGATTAAAAGATTGCAATGGGCAGGAAAAAAAGTCGGTAAAATAGGTGGAGTAATTGCGATTGAAACTTCTTTGGACGCGACAGAAGAGAAAAAACTTTTAGATGAAGTAGGTTCAAAATATATTAAAAGCTCTTTCAATTTTGCGAATGCTTTAGATAATAAAAGAGATATTTCATCAGAATTGAAAATATTAGGAAAGAAATACGTAGCACAAATTCACGCTTCCAACACCGATCAGTTTTGGTTAGAAAATGACAAAGCGATCGACATGCCAAAAATCAAACAAACTTTGGATGAAATGAAATGGAGCGGATGGCTAATTGTTGAGCGTTCTCGCGACGTGACACAAGTACATAATGTTAAAGCCAATTATGGAGCAAACGTGGCTTATTTGAAGAAAATTTTCCAGAATTAAACAATAAACAGTGATCAATATGTAATCGTTAAACAACACAATTTTTCACTATAAATCTGCCGAATTTGCTAAATCTGCGAGAGATATTTTTCACGCAGATCAGGCAGATTTAGCAGATTATTTTTAGAATGAATACCCAAAAACAGCATACTATGAAATATTTACAATTACTTTTTTTATGTCTTTACGTCTCTTTCGCGACAGCGCAGAACATCACAGTTGTGAGTGATCCGAGTTCGCCGAGAGCAAAATTTGGAGCAGAGAAATTATCAGAAACCCTTTCAGCAAAAGGATTCAGCGTAACTTCTTCTGATAAATTCAAAAAATCAAAAGATAAAGTAATTGTAATTGGAGAAAAAGGAACCGATTTCTGGAAGAAAAATGCTAAAAGCGCTAAAATCGATGATAGCAAATTAACCAAGAAAGAAGGTTTCCAGATTCGCACTCAAAATAATATAATTTATATTGAAGGAACAGATGCAAGCGGAGCTTTGTATGGCGCTTTAGAATTAACAGATAAAATTAAAGCTTCAGGAAAACTTCCTTCAGAAATCAATATTGACGATAGTCCAGAAATGGTTTTGAGAGGCGCTTGTATCGGAATGCAGAAACCGGTTTATCTGCCTGGACGAGATGTTTACGAATATCCATATACGCCAGAAACTTTTCCGTGGTTTTATGATAAAGCTTTATGGATTAAATATTTAGATATGCTGGTAGAAAACCGCATGAACTCTTTGTATTTATGGAACGGACATCCATTTGCTTCTTTGGTGAAACTAAAAGAATATCCGTTTGCAGTTGAAGTGAGTGATGAAGATTTCAAAAAGAACGAAGAAATCTATAAATTCTTAACAGTTGAGGCCAACAAACGTGGAATCTGGGTAATTCAGATGTTTTATAACATTATTGTTTCTAAGCCTTTTGCAGAGCATTACAACATTAAAACACAAGATCGTTCAAGACCAATCACGCCATTATTGTCTGATTATACTAGAAAATCTATTGCGGCTTTTATCGAAAAATATCCAAATGTTGGATTAATGGTTTGTTTGGGAGAAGCAATCAATACCGTTGATGATGATGTAGAATGGTTTACCAAAACTATTATTCCGGGTGTTCGTGACGGTTTACAAGCATTAGGAAAAACAGAAGAACCACCAATTATTCTTCGTTCTCATGATACAGATGGGCCTTTAGTAATGGAAAAATCACTTCCGTTATACAAAAACTTATATACAGAAAGTAAATATACAGGAGAATCTTTAACGACTTATACGCCGGGAGGTCCTTGGGGAGAAACGCACAAACAATTAAGCGCTTTAAAATCAATTCACATTGAGAACGTTCATATTTTGGCTAATTTAGAACCTTTCAGATACGGTTCACCAGACTTTATTCAGAAAACGGTAAAAGCAATGCATAGCGTTCACGGAGCAAATGCACTGCATTTATATCCGCAAGCTTCGTATTGGGATTGGCCATATTCGGCAGATAAAACGAAATCAGGAGAACGTTTATTAGAAATGGATCGTGACTGGATTTGGTACAAAGCTTGGGCAAGATATGCTTGGGACAGCAAAAGAGATAGAAATGAAGAAGTTAAATTTTGGGATAATGATTTAGTCGCAAAATTCGGAACGAGTCAGGAAGCTGCAAATAACATTTTAAAAGCTTACGAAGAAACAGGAGAAATTGCTCCAAAAACATTAAGACGTTTCGGAATTACAGAAGGTAACCGTCAGACTTTATTGTTGGGAATGTTTGAAAGTCAGTTGGTCAATCCGTCAAAATGGAGAGTTTATCCAGGATTCCACGAATCATGCGGACCAGCGGGCGAATTGCTTTTAGAATATGCTAAAAAAGAGTGGAACAAAGAACCGCATTCGGGCGAACTTCCAACTCAGATTATTGCTGAAATTACAGAACATGGAAGATTGGCAGTTGAAGCAATAGATAAAGCAGAAGCAAGCATAACTAAAGACAAAGAAGAATTTGCACGTCTTAAAAATGATATGCATGCTTATAAGGCTTTCGCCGATTTCTTCTCAGAAAAAGTAAAAGCCGCTTTATTGGTTTTAAGATACAGTTATTCAAATGATATTACCGATTTAGATAAAGCTTTGCCTCATTTAGAAAAGAGCATTGAGTACTATGAGTTATTGGTAAAACTAACAAAAGATACGTACTATTATGCTAACAGTATGCAGACTGCTCAACGCCGAATCCCGATTGGAGGAGACGACGGAAACAACAAAAATTGGGCTGAATTGTTACCGCATTATGAGCGTGAATTGGCTAATTTCAAAAGAAATCTAGAGAAGCTAAAATCTTCAAAAGACGGTAAAATAGAAACTAAAGAAGGAAAACCTTGGAAACCAGCCGAAGTAACTTTTATAGATGAAAAACCGGGAACGTATCTAGTTAAAACAGGGACAAAAGTGTACGGAACAGATATTTCTGAATTGACCAAAGTTGCTCCAGAACTTCAGAATTTAAGAGGTTATTCTTTTGTTGAAAACGATCAAAACGAAAAAGGAACACATTTGAAGTTTAGAAATACAAAAGCGGTTAAATTAGTGGTAGGATATTTTAATTCTGATCAGAAGCGATTTTTATTGTCGCCAAGTTTGGAGACAGATGCAGCAGGAAATGCGCACGGTCAAGCTGAAGTAATTCTGGCAAGTGCAATGAATTTAAAAGATTTACCTCGTGTAAACATTCATACCTATACGTTCCAGCCGGGCGAGAATAAATTAGATTTAGGAAAAGGAAAAGTATTGATTTTAGGTTTCATCGACGCAGATCAAACTATAACACCACGTGATGTTGGATATATCGATGCAGGAGAAAAAGCGACAATTGACTGGTTGTTTTATTAGTTTGCATTCCTGCAAGGTTTTGAAAACCTTGTGGGTATTCTAAATGAACGTTAAAAATAAACCTACAAGGTTTTCAAAACCTTGCAGGAAATAGAAAATATGAATAGAATAGTTTTTTTTATTTTTTGTTTTTTTTCAAGTCTTTGCTTTGTTTGGAGTCAGAGCAAAGATTCGGGGAAGTTTCGTAAAGAAATTTCACTGAATTCGTCTTGGGAAACCATAATACTGGATAATCTTCCGCTGAAAGAAGAAGATTTTGTAGAAAATCCAAAAACTGATTCCAATTGGCAAAAGGTTAGTGTGCCTCACAATTGGGATCAGTATTATGGTTTCAGAAGAACAAAACATGGGAATTTACATGGTACCGCCTGGTACAAAAAAACACTAAAACTCGATAAGAAAGACAGTTCAAAACAGCATTTTCTCTATTTTGAAGGTGTAAGTTCTTATGCAACCGTTTGGATAAATGGTAAAAAAGTGGGCGAACACAAAGGCGGAAGAACTACTTTCACCTTAGACATTACAAAAGCAGTTTCTTTCAACAAAGAAAATATCATTTTAGTAAAAGCAGCGCATCCCTCTTTTATTGCAGATCTTCCTTGGGTTTGCGGAGGTTGTTCAGGAGAATGGGGATTTTCTGAAGGTTCTCAGCCAATGGGGATTTTCAGGCCAGTTTCTTTGGTAGTTACAAACAATGTTAGAGTTCAGCCGTTTGGTGTTCATATCTGGAACGATAAATCGGTTTCTAAACAAAAAGCGATTCTTCATACCACTACAGAAATCAAGAATTACAGCACTTCACAACGAAACTTAACTGTCGAAAATATCCTTTTGGATGCTTCAGGAAAGAAAGTTGCTATCAATAAAAGCGATAACAAAATCAATTCGGGAGAAATAAAGGAAATAGCAATGACACTTCCAGAGATTCAGAATCCGAAATTATGGTCGCCATCCAATCCGTATTTGTATAAATTGGTGACTTCGGTTTATGAAAATGGAAAAATAATCGATCAGTTAACAACTTCGTACGGAATCCGTTGGGTAAGCTGGCCGGTTAGTCGTGACGGGAAAGACAATCGTTTTTTCATAAATGATGAACCTGTTTTTATAAACGGCGTTTGCGAATACGAACATTTGATTGGAAAAAGTCATTCGTTTTCAGATGAAATGATTCATTCCAGAATCGAACAAATCAAAGCAGGCGGATTTAACGCTTTTAGAGAAGCGCATCAGCCTCATAATTTATTATATCAAAAAGAATTAGACGAAAACGGAATCCTGTTTTGGAGTCAGTTTTCAGCACATATTTGGTACGATACGCCAGAATTTAAAGAAAACTTCAAAACCTTATTACGAGAATGGATTAAAGAACGCAGAAATAGTCCATCTGTAGTAATGTGGGGATTGCAGAATGAAAGCACGATTCCGAAAGAATTTGCAGAAGAATGCACTCAGATTATCCGCGAAATGGATCCGTTATCAGCATCGCAAAGAATCGTAACAACTTGTAATGGAGGAGAAGGAACAGATTGGAATGTCGTTCAAAACTGGTCGGGAACGTATGGCGGAGATCCGTTAAAATACCATCTGGAAATGACTACTCAGTTATTAAACGGAGAATACGGCGCATGGCGTTCTGCCGATTTACATACAGAAGGTGAGTTTGACCAAAAAGGAGCTTTAAGCGAAAACCGTTTTTCTCAATTAATGGAAATTAAAGTTAGAGAAGCCGAATCGGTAAAAGATAAAATTGCGGGACAATTCAACTGGCTTTTTGCTTCGCATGAAAATCCGGGACGAGTACAAAACGGAGAAGGATTTAGAGATATTGACAAAGTTGGACCAGTAAACTACAAAGGACTTTTTACGATTTGGGGCGAACCTCTGGATGCGTTTTATATGTATCGAGCCAATTATGTTTCAAACAAAACCAATCCAATGGTGTATATAGTTTCGCATACTTGGCCAAGCCGTTGGGAAAAACCAGGAATCAAAAACGGAATCGATATTTATTCGAATTGTGACGAAGTAGAATTATTTAATGATGTCAATAAAGCTTCACTTGGAAAACTAAAAAATCCAGGAATTGGACAGCATTTTCAGTTTAATAATATCAATATTCAGTACAATGTTTTATATGCTGTTGGGTATGTAAACAAAAAAGCGGTTGCTAAAGATTATATCGTTTTAAATAACTTTCCAAAAGCACCAAGTTTTGATGCTTTAACCACCAATAAAGCAGATATTACAAAAGCCAAAAGCGGTTATAATTATATTTACAGAGTAAATTGTGGAGGTTTTGAATTGACAGATTCTGCTGGAAATACTTGGTTTACCGATACACATAAAAACGGACAAAACAGTTGGGGTTCGTTATCGTGGACAGATAATTTTGAAAAATTGCCCGACTTTTTTGCCAGTCAAAGAACAACTTTCGACCCAATAAACGGAACAAAAGATCCTGAGTTGTTTCAAAGTTTTAGATACGGAGTTGATAAACTGCGTTACGAATTTCCAGCATCAGACGGAGAATATTTAGTTGAATTATATTTTACAGAACCTTGGTACGGAACTGGCGGAGGCTTAGACTGCAAAGGCTGGCGTTTGTTTGATGTTGCTATCAATGAAAATGTAGTTTTAAAAGATTTCGATATTTGGGCAGAAGCTGGACATGATAACGCTTTGAAGAAAACATTCAAAGTAAAAAGCACAAACGGAAAAATTGTGATTTCGTTTCCAAATGTAAAAGCTTCGCAGGCGATCATTTCTGCGATTGCGATTGCAACAAAAGACATTCATGCAAGACCTGCGTCAGAATCTTCAAAAAATATCCAGAATTTGGTTTTAGATACTTATGATAAAACTAACAAAGTAGCTTCATGGCTAGATATTAATTCAAAACAATATTCAGATTCTGATGTTATTTTTACCGAATTGCCTTCTGAGATTTTTGGAGCAGATTATTTACAGTTTTCAGTTAATTCTAAAAATAAAGGTTCGTTTACAGCTAAAGAAGATTCAGATATTTATGTTTTTGCTGATGCTAAATTCAAAACGTCAGGAAGTTTTTCGGAGTATAAAAAATTAGAAGAAAATGCGAGAAACAGCAATGGGATTTCATTTGATGTTTTCACTAAAAAAGTAAAGAAAGACGAGAAAGTTCTTTTTGATAATTCAGAAACTATAAACACAATTGCAGTAGTTCCAACTTACGATATGGGCGAAAAAGATGATTCGAGACCAGTTGTAATCATTGAAGCTGAAAAGACAAAAACAACGGGAACAGGAATCGAAAAAGGAAATTTCAAAAAAGCCGATTATATTGAATTCATTAAAAAGACAAACAATAGCATCGAGTTTGAAGTTAAGCCAGGAGTTGCCGGAATTTATTTAATGCGTTTTCGTTTTATGAATAGAAATGAAACACCATTAAAAGTCAAATTCAAAATGGAAGATGCCTACGGAATTTTAATGCGAAATGATACGATTGAGTTTTTCCCTTCGCCTGAAAAATGGAAAATTTTGAATACGACTTCTGGGGGTTATATTAATGCAGGAACGTATAAAATAACACTTGAAGGTGATGATTTGAAGGGATTAATGTTGGATAATTTCGAATTTCAATAGTTTTTTTGAGGTTCAAAGAGGCAAAGGAGCAAAGGTGCAAAGATTTATGTTGTTTGTCAGGCTGAGCGAAGTCGAAGCCCACGTAAAGTTTATACCAAGTCTAGTTTGTCATTTCGACGAAGGAGAAATCTCCACAAGAAGCTCGACAAAGATTGGCGAATTACGTTGCGGAGTTACTCGCGAAGATTTCTCCTTCGTCGAAATGACAAGATTGTAGAAATTTGGAATTTTAAAAAAGAGATTATTTATATATTATGATTTTAAAAAAGATAAT
It encodes:
- a CDS encoding glycoside hydrolase family 78 protein; the encoded protein is MKKFFLHLTLIISLFTVSAKAQNKIIVSDLKCEMLTNPEGIDVLQPRLSWKIKADINDVKQTHYQVLASSSLEKLNAGDADLWDSGKVQSEESVNVIYNGKKLKDRQDVYWKVTVFTNKGEVQSKETAHFSIGILTYADWKSTRWIGYEKTSPGDSISQYSRLSARYLRKEINLKKKVKNAKVYIMGMGLYELYINGNKIGDQVLAPVPTDYTKNVKYNVFDVTSQLQEGKNTLGTILGNGRFFTMRQDYKPYKIKTFGYPKMALQLFVEYTDGSKDVIRTDDTWKITTDGPILSNNEYDGEEYDARKEMKGWNTINFNDKKWLSAEYVQEPGGFYEGQMSANMKVKREVKPISIKQTSKGTYILDMGQNMVGWLQLKVKGNAGDKITMKFAESLQPDGSLYIANLRDAKTTDIYTLKGEGEEVWEPRFIFHGFRFVEISGLKTKPSLENFVGKVVYDDIATTGTFDSSNPIMNQIFKNAWWGISGNYKGMPIDCPQRNERQPWLGDRTTGAYGESFLFDNQTLYAKWLDDIKNAQTIDGGIPDVAPAFWRYYGDNVTWPGTYITVADMLYQQFGDKKVVEKQYPSMKKWMDYMEENYLVDDIMIKDKYGDWCVPPESLELIRSKDPSRLTDGELISSAFYYQLLNIMKKFAVIANAQNDIKHYDELASRIKKAFNAKYFNATKNNYANNTITANLLPLTFGMVPNELEQKVFENLVHQVEVTKNGHVSTGVIGTQFLMRTLTNFGRGDLAFKLASNKTYPSWGYMVENGATTIWELWNGNTADPAMNSQNHVMLLGDLLIWYYENMAGIKSNPETPGFKQIIMKPDFNAGLTYVNASYESIYGTIKSDWKKDKKALVWNITIPANTSAIVYLPATDISAISINKQKLDKTSYTYSVEKNQIIVTLSSGNFAISVK
- a CDS encoding sialidase family protein → MKLAKLAFVLFGLFLLGSCKSALEKKTWKEGILVDEFIYDKAPYPSCHAVTIVEATNGDLVASWFGGTHERHPDVCIYVAIKPKGSDKWGEGVKVADGVMKEGPRLPTWNPVLYQIPGGDLMLFYKIGPKPSEWWGVIRTSSDGGKTWSEAQKMPDGFLGPIKNKPVLLSNGTLLCPSSIEGDGWRLRMESTPDFGKTWVMGDTLPRGKQKINAIQPSILFHKDGSIQAIGRTRNRAIFSTFSKDNGKTWSDVELIGLPNNNSGTDAVTLRDGRHLLVYNHVLPPGKEAKGPRTPLNVSVSKDGIHWNAALVLEDSKISQYSYPSMIQSSDGMVHIVYTWRREKLKYVKVDPSKLVALPIKNGIWPGEEGKVVTAVKAEEE
- a CDS encoding sugar phosphate isomerase/epimerase family protein yields the protein MKLNKNLIVVLFVTLSTTFNSCATAQSSNKKQKYKVAVCDWMILKRQKLGAFGLAAEIKADGIELDMGGLGNRPTFDSKLGDPVERQKFLDKSKETGVGISSIAMSGFYAQSFATREITPMITDCIKAMKDMKVKVAYLPLGTQTDLVKNPELRPEVIKRLQWAGKKVGKIGGVIAIETSLDATEEKKLLDEVGSKYIKSSFNFANALDNKRDISSELKILGKKYVAQIHASNTDQFWLENDKAIDMPKIKQTLDEMKWSGWLIVERSRDVTQVHNVKANYGANVAYLKKIFQN
- a CDS encoding alpha-d-galacturonidase, which produces MKYLQLLFLCLYVSFATAQNITVVSDPSSPRAKFGAEKLSETLSAKGFSVTSSDKFKKSKDKVIVIGEKGTDFWKKNAKSAKIDDSKLTKKEGFQIRTQNNIIYIEGTDASGALYGALELTDKIKASGKLPSEINIDDSPEMVLRGACIGMQKPVYLPGRDVYEYPYTPETFPWFYDKALWIKYLDMLVENRMNSLYLWNGHPFASLVKLKEYPFAVEVSDEDFKKNEEIYKFLTVEANKRGIWVIQMFYNIIVSKPFAEHYNIKTQDRSRPITPLLSDYTRKSIAAFIEKYPNVGLMVCLGEAINTVDDDVEWFTKTIIPGVRDGLQALGKTEEPPIILRSHDTDGPLVMEKSLPLYKNLYTESKYTGESLTTYTPGGPWGETHKQLSALKSIHIENVHILANLEPFRYGSPDFIQKTVKAMHSVHGANALHLYPQASYWDWPYSADKTKSGERLLEMDRDWIWYKAWARYAWDSKRDRNEEVKFWDNDLVAKFGTSQEAANNILKAYEETGEIAPKTLRRFGITEGNRQTLLLGMFESQLVNPSKWRVYPGFHESCGPAGELLLEYAKKEWNKEPHSGELPTQIIAEITEHGRLAVEAIDKAEASITKDKEEFARLKNDMHAYKAFADFFSEKVKAALLVLRYSYSNDITDLDKALPHLEKSIEYYELLVKLTKDTYYYANSMQTAQRRIPIGGDDGNNKNWAELLPHYERELANFKRNLEKLKSSKDGKIETKEGKPWKPAEVTFIDEKPGTYLVKTGTKVYGTDISELTKVAPELQNLRGYSFVENDQNEKGTHLKFRNTKAVKLVVGYFNSDQKRFLLSPSLETDAAGNAHGQAEVILASAMNLKDLPRVNIHTYTFQPGENKLDLGKGKVLILGFIDADQTITPRDVGYIDAGEKATIDWLFY
- a CDS encoding malectin domain-containing carbohydrate-binding protein, producing MNRIVFFIFCFFSSLCFVWSQSKDSGKFRKEISLNSSWETIILDNLPLKEEDFVENPKTDSNWQKVSVPHNWDQYYGFRRTKHGNLHGTAWYKKTLKLDKKDSSKQHFLYFEGVSSYATVWINGKKVGEHKGGRTTFTLDITKAVSFNKENIILVKAAHPSFIADLPWVCGGCSGEWGFSEGSQPMGIFRPVSLVVTNNVRVQPFGVHIWNDKSVSKQKAILHTTTEIKNYSTSQRNLTVENILLDASGKKVAINKSDNKINSGEIKEIAMTLPEIQNPKLWSPSNPYLYKLVTSVYENGKIIDQLTTSYGIRWVSWPVSRDGKDNRFFINDEPVFINGVCEYEHLIGKSHSFSDEMIHSRIEQIKAGGFNAFREAHQPHNLLYQKELDENGILFWSQFSAHIWYDTPEFKENFKTLLREWIKERRNSPSVVMWGLQNESTIPKEFAEECTQIIREMDPLSASQRIVTTCNGGEGTDWNVVQNWSGTYGGDPLKYHLEMTTQLLNGEYGAWRSADLHTEGEFDQKGALSENRFSQLMEIKVREAESVKDKIAGQFNWLFASHENPGRVQNGEGFRDIDKVGPVNYKGLFTIWGEPLDAFYMYRANYVSNKTNPMVYIVSHTWPSRWEKPGIKNGIDIYSNCDEVELFNDVNKASLGKLKNPGIGQHFQFNNINIQYNVLYAVGYVNKKAVAKDYIVLNNFPKAPSFDALTTNKADITKAKSGYNYIYRVNCGGFELTDSAGNTWFTDTHKNGQNSWGSLSWTDNFEKLPDFFASQRTTFDPINGTKDPELFQSFRYGVDKLRYEFPASDGEYLVELYFTEPWYGTGGGLDCKGWRLFDVAINENVVLKDFDIWAEAGHDNALKKTFKVKSTNGKIVISFPNVKASQAIISAIAIATKDIHARPASESSKNIQNLVLDTYDKTNKVASWLDINSKQYSDSDVIFTELPSEIFGADYLQFSVNSKNKGSFTAKEDSDIYVFADAKFKTSGSFSEYKKLEENARNSNGISFDVFTKKVKKDEKVLFDNSETINTIAVVPTYDMGEKDDSRPVVIIEAEKTKTTGTGIEKGNFKKADYIEFIKKTNNSIEFEVKPGVAGIYLMRFRFMNRNETPLKVKFKMEDAYGILMRNDTIEFFPSPEKWKILNTTSGGYINAGTYKITLEGDDLKGLMLDNFEFQ